A genomic region of Plasmodium cynomolgi strain B DNA, chromosome 5, whole genome shotgun sequence contains the following coding sequences:
- a CDS encoding hypothetical protein (putative) has product MSNDKLVKLFSLNLGTKGVGKNERPCPMGGSAHASNVSHTSSGVEKQSNSFLGWGSAKTSTNDSCTSIKSEQLNPYKRVNSLSEYVYRFKKLAPEGGTTRGGSNIFRKYNTNRRKTSSSDLRDRSSVHHVASHVARHIADHIAGHIAGHIAHHIVGNYKTFKSHMSIDTSPLCSYLNTIGRLETKVRNEGTAILSRVGGTLLQSRDPPLGKTGREMTNLGKLRKQIRK; this is encoded by the exons ATGAGCAACGACAAATTGGTGAAGCTGTTTTCCCTAAACCTGGGTACCAAaggggtggggaaaaatgaaaggcCTTGCCCCATGGGGGGATCAGCACACGCTTCTAACGTGTCCCATACATCCAGTGGCGTAGAAAAGCAATCGAATAGCTTCTTAGGTTGGGGTTCAGCCAAAACGTCCACAAACGATTCGTGTACCTCcataaaaagtgaacagcTAAATCCGTATAAGCGCGTAAACTCGCTAAGTGAGTATGTGTATAGATTTAAGAAGCTGGCTCCTGAAGGGGGGACAACACGGGGGGGTAGCAATATATTTAGGAAGTATAACACGAACCGGCGGAAAACAAGCTCCTCGGATTTGCGGGACCGCTCCAGTGTCCA CCACGTCGCCAGTCACGTCGCCCGCCACATCGCCGACCACATCGCCGGCCACATCGCCGGCCACATCGCCCACCACATCGTCGG GAACTACAAGACGTTCAAATCGCATATGAGCATAGATACGTCCCCCTTGTGTTCTTATTTGAATACCATTGGTCGGTTGGAAACGAAAGTGCGGAACGAGGGGACAGCTATCCTGAGCAGAGTTGGAGGAACATTGCTCCAGAGTAGGGATCCACCCTTAGGCAAAACTGGTAGGGAGATGACCAACCTGGGTAAGTTGAGAAAACAAATCCGCAAGTGA